The Ammospiza caudacuta isolate bAmmCau1 chromosome 18, bAmmCau1.pri, whole genome shotgun sequence region AGTTCCTGGGCTGTTGAAGCCCAGAATCACAGTTACCACCCAGCAATGTGTTCTTGTGAGCAGTGTCAGCTCCCCTTTCTTGGAAGACTTGCTCAATGAAGCCTCAGCTTCCGGTGACATGCAGCAGGCTTGCAGGAAGGCCCCatgtgggaggtgtccctgggatgAGGCTGAGCCTTATCTTGCCAGCCAGCTGCAAGGGGATTATCcgggagcagagctctgcacacacactgcactgGCTGGGCTGCCTCAAGACCTTTCTCTGGTGCTGTAAAGCCAGCAAGAAAGCAAGGATTGAACTATTCTGGTAAGTCAATAATGCTACCTTctactctttttaaaaattttatttaattgatTGACTATTACAATTTGTCAAGCACAGAAAAATGCTGCCTTGTTGCAGGTATGTGTAGTTGTTCTCCTGGAGAAGTTACAGCAGCTCCTGTTCAGCAGAGCATGAGACTGTAACATATAAAAAGCTCGTTGACCCATGTCTCTGAGCACAGGTGATTATTCACCTGCTGGGGCAGTGTCTAGCATGAAAAACTCCACTGGCCTCCATCCCCAGCGGTCAGCACCTTCACTGCAGCCAAAGACTGTTTATCACTTCTTTTCAAAGCTGGAAAGGCTATTTTTTTTACTCATGGTAACAGTAGATTTATTTCTGAATCTCCTCTTGCAGTTGGCATGAACAAAGCTTTGCTTACAGATGTAATCCAGAGCTATGATAAGGCATGAGGAAGTTCATATCCTAGTTTTTGATTCCTTGATAGAAATTTTCTTGGCTACCCTGATAAAATTCACCTTCAGTAATGGTGAAAACATAAGCAGCTCTTCTACACTTCTGAGGACTAGTGAAAATGTATTTGATGGCTGCCGCTAAGCCTTCCAGTACCATGTATTCATATCCTTCCTCAAATCCAGGGTTGGAAGACCATgaaaattccttcacctatacTGAGAGACCGGAATTTGCTCTCTTTTAACTCTGTTCTTTTCAGAGCTCTCGTGTCTCCAGTGGAGGACACCAAATTCACCCAACTTCAGAAGCTTATCCTCAGAACAAAACAACAGAAGACCTTGGCTGTGGTGTCAGCCCTAGAGTGCGTGGTGTCTGGTCTCCACCTTATCCAATCTCACCAGGGAAGTGTTTGCAGGTGAAAATGAACAGTGGAATTCTCTTGTCCCTCCTTGGCTTCCTCCCACTCGTGACACCCACATGCCCGGTGCCATGCAGGTGCACCACCAGGATCACTGACTGCTCACTGAAAAACCTGACTGTAGAAAACCTGCCCACTGCCTTCCGTCCCTCGGCTGAAATCATCCACCTCGCTTCCAACAGGCTCACCTCTATTCCCAACGGGCTCTTTGACAACCTGAGGAGCCTCCAGGCAGTCTACCTGCAGGGCAACCCTTGGGAATGCACCTGTGACATCCTCTACCTGCGCTCCtggctgcagtggcagcagaaCCGCAGCCTGTACAGGGATGTGAGGTGCAGCTCCCCGGAGCACCTGCAGGGCCGCATCATTGCCTACCTGACCGAGGATGAGATCGTCTCCACGTGCCAGCACTGGTac contains the following coding sequences:
- the GP1BB gene encoding platelet glycoprotein Ib beta chain, with the translated sequence MNSGILLSLLGFLPLVTPTCPVPCRCTTRITDCSLKNLTVENLPTAFRPSAEIIHLASNRLTSIPNGLFDNLRSLQAVYLQGNPWECTCDILYLRSWLQWQQNRSLYRDVRCSSPEHLQGRIIAYLTEDEIVSTCQHWYCSLALLSQLSLFILLILQTILVILIIVYLRKFRRMTAEVRSTTQELGHQ